A window of Tautonia plasticadhaerens contains these coding sequences:
- a CDS encoding creatininase family protein encodes MRFAEMTAPEIRGIDRDRAVLVAPIAACEQHSGHLPVITDAVLVGAVADGLEAARPDRVLLLPVQWLGASEHHLPFGGTLTATLPTYEQMLIEILTPPLRDGFRRVLLLNGHGGNIDPLHVALRRLDAAFPDAVLTGAAYWELAAGEIAALCEGPRKSMGHACEIETSMMMHLRPDLVREDRIRDDPSPGVAPEGLFHAVDFGRRTERGAVGYPSYASAEKGGKMLEAIVPKVVEAADRVLEMPVG; translated from the coding sequence ATGCGATTCGCCGAGATGACCGCCCCCGAGATCCGGGGGATCGACCGGGATAGGGCCGTGCTGGTGGCGCCGATCGCCGCCTGCGAGCAGCACAGCGGGCACCTGCCGGTGATCACCGACGCCGTGCTCGTCGGCGCCGTGGCCGACGGGCTGGAGGCGGCCCGGCCGGACCGGGTCCTGCTGCTGCCGGTGCAGTGGCTGGGCGCCAGCGAGCACCACCTCCCCTTCGGCGGCACCCTGACGGCGACGTTGCCGACCTATGAGCAGATGCTCATCGAGATCCTCACCCCCCCCCTGCGGGACGGCTTCCGCCGCGTCCTGCTGCTCAACGGCCACGGGGGGAACATCGACCCGCTGCACGTCGCCCTTCGACGGCTCGACGCCGCCTTCCCCGACGCCGTGCTCACCGGGGCCGCCTACTGGGAGCTGGCCGCCGGGGAGATCGCGGCGCTCTGCGAGGGGCCCCGCAAGTCGATGGGCCACGCCTGCGAGATCGAGACGTCCATGATGATGCACCTGAGGCCGGACCTCGTCCGCGAGGACCGGATCCGGGACGACCCGTCGCCCGGGGTCGCCCCGGAGGGCCTCTTCCACGCCGTCGACTTCGGCCGTCGCACGGAGCGAGGGGCGGTGGGCTATCCGTCGTACGCCTCGGCCGAGAAGGGCGGGAAGATGCTGGAGGCGATCGTGCCGAAGGTGGTCGAGGCGGCCGATCGGGTGCTGGAGATGCCGGTCGGCTGA
- a CDS encoding DUF4258 domain-containing protein, giving the protein MGQLFETIRQLVASERYVVGLHAVERLQERGIMEWQAVAGLEDGQLIEERPSAEPNPVVEGLELLPDGTPIKAVWAHLTRTGAAKPVTVHFFDRR; this is encoded by the coding sequence ATGGGTCAGCTGTTCGAGACGATCCGGCAACTCGTCGCATCCGAGCGATACGTCGTCGGCCTGCACGCCGTGGAGCGACTCCAGGAGCGGGGCATCATGGAATGGCAGGCGGTCGCCGGCCTCGAAGACGGCCAGTTGATCGAAGAACGGCCGAGTGCCGAGCCGAATCCCGTCGTAGAAGGCCTCGAACTCCTCCCCGACGGGACGCCGATCAAGGCGGTCTGGGCGCACCTGACCCGCACCGGGGCGGCGAAACCGGTCACGGTCCACTTCTTCGATCGGCGTTGA
- the mgtE gene encoding magnesium transporter, translating into MRNALLLPDLRELISDGHAAAVREFLEDYPPARQAELIEDLPAGEAEAVLRLLEPRARAEIVSYLDLDHQLELVEKMTPVDAAALLRDMPHDDRADLVGRLDADRAELILRRMAQAERDDIRRLTEYEAGTAGSVMTTDYATVPPFVSVREAIDHLRKEAPDRETILTSFVVDHQRRLIGTISLQALILARPTARVEDVMQADPIRAHVEDDREEVARKIAQYDLLALPIVDPSEMLVGIVTHDDALDILREEQSEDLLRFGAVDYDAAEADDDPGEEGIMTAVKRRFGWLLLLFGGGAITGVVVNTFGGVSARYPGIKFETFIPLLIGTGGNAGSQTVGTVIRGLALGDVDPRRDFARVIAREALTGLCLGLVLGPLGFVFTWLVMGGTPAFSLVIALAILGICVWANGVGSMVPMVARLVKIDPAVVSAPLISTLVDATGLMIFYTVARLIHRYLLT; encoded by the coding sequence ATGCGGAACGCGTTGCTGCTGCCCGACCTGAGAGAGCTGATCAGCGACGGCCATGCGGCGGCGGTCCGCGAGTTCCTGGAGGATTACCCGCCGGCGAGGCAGGCGGAGCTGATCGAGGACCTGCCGGCGGGGGAGGCGGAGGCGGTCCTCCGGCTCCTGGAGCCGAGGGCCCGGGCCGAGATCGTCAGCTACCTCGACCTCGACCACCAGCTCGAGCTCGTCGAGAAGATGACCCCGGTCGACGCCGCGGCGCTGCTGCGGGACATGCCGCACGACGACCGGGCCGACCTCGTCGGCCGGCTCGACGCCGACCGCGCCGAGCTGATCCTCCGCCGGATGGCCCAGGCCGAGCGGGACGACATCCGCCGCCTCACCGAGTACGAGGCGGGCACGGCCGGGTCGGTGATGACCACCGACTACGCCACCGTGCCGCCGTTCGTCTCCGTGCGCGAGGCGATCGACCACCTCCGCAAGGAGGCCCCCGACCGGGAGACGATCCTGACGAGCTTCGTGGTCGACCACCAGCGACGCCTGATCGGGACGATCAGCCTGCAGGCGTTGATCCTCGCCCGCCCCACGGCCCGGGTCGAGGACGTGATGCAGGCCGACCCGATCCGGGCCCACGTGGAGGACGACCGCGAGGAGGTGGCCCGGAAGATCGCCCAGTACGACCTGCTCGCCCTGCCGATCGTGGACCCGTCGGAGATGCTCGTCGGCATCGTCACCCACGACGACGCGCTGGACATCCTCCGGGAGGAGCAGTCGGAGGACCTGCTCCGCTTCGGGGCCGTCGATTACGACGCGGCCGAGGCCGACGACGACCCGGGGGAGGAGGGGATCATGACCGCCGTGAAGCGGCGGTTTGGCTGGTTGCTGCTGCTCTTCGGCGGCGGGGCGATCACGGGGGTGGTCGTGAATACCTTCGGGGGGGTGTCGGCCCGGTACCCCGGCATCAAGTTCGAGACGTTCATCCCGCTGCTGATCGGCACCGGGGGGAACGCCGGCAGCCAGACGGTGGGCACGGTGATCCGGGGGCTGGCGCTGGGGGACGTCGACCCGAGGCGGGACTTCGCCCGGGTCATCGCCCGGGAGGCGCTGACCGGCCTCTGCCTGGGCCTGGTGCTGGGGCCGCTCGGGTTCGTCTTCACCTGGCTGGTGATGGGGGGCACCCCGGCCTTCTCGCTGGTGATCGCGCTGGCGATCCTGGGGATCTGCGTCTGGGCCAACGGCGTCGGCTCGATGGTGCCGATGGTCGCCCGGCTCGTGAAGATCGACCCGGCGGTGGTGTCGGCCCCGCTGATCTCCACGCTCGTCGACGCCACCGGGTTGATGATCTTCTACACCGTCGCCCGATTGATCCACCGTTACCTGTTGACCTGA
- a CDS encoding type II toxin-antitoxin system RelE/ParE family toxin, whose protein sequence is MPAGHPPLRLPATGARRGVADEIQTTIDRIARQPESGHQISRNARRCLVRRFPYGVVYQVHLDHVLVVSITHLHRDPDHWKDRI, encoded by the coding sequence ATTCCGGCAGGCCACCCGCCATTACGACTCCCAGCGACAGGGGCTCGGCGAGGGGTCGCCGATGAGATCCAGACGACGATCGATCGGATCGCCCGGCAGCCGGAGAGCGGCCATCAGATCAGCAGGAATGCGAGGCGATGCCTCGTCCGCCGTTTCCCCTACGGCGTCGTCTATCAGGTGCACCTGGATCACGTTCTCGTCGTCTCGATCACTCATCTGCATCGCGATCCCGACCACTGGAAGGATCGCATCTGA
- the serS gene encoding serine--tRNA ligase: MLDLKYVLNNVDAVKQNCVDRNVPADVIEDLEKVVALETRRRELLQEVESVRQRQNEVAQATGKEKDPEKRAELIAEGKNLKQHVADREDSLRALEQEVEARLGRVPNMTHPDAPIGRDEGANREIREVGTPKAFDFPVRDHVEIGKALDLIDFEAGSKVSGSGFYFLKNDAVLLELALQQFAVRTLITHGFTPIVTPDLARVQILEGIGFNPRGEETQVYSVEDSDLCLIGTAEITLGGMHAEELLDESRLPIKYVGVSHCFRTEAGAAGRASRGLYRVHQFTKVEMFAYTVPDQSGAMHEQMLAIEEEIFTGLGIPYRVVDICSGDLGGPAYRKYDLEAWMPGRGDGGEYGEVTSTSDCTDYQSRRLGIRYRPEGQKGTKYVHTLNGTAIALSRAIIVILENYQRADGKVDVPEVLRPIMGKDVIG, from the coding sequence ATGCTCGACCTGAAATACGTCCTGAACAACGTCGACGCGGTGAAGCAGAACTGCGTCGACCGCAACGTGCCGGCCGACGTGATCGAGGACCTGGAGAAGGTCGTGGCGCTGGAGACCCGGCGTCGCGAGCTGCTCCAGGAGGTCGAGTCCGTCCGGCAGCGGCAGAACGAGGTGGCGCAGGCGACCGGCAAGGAGAAGGATCCGGAGAAGCGGGCCGAGCTGATCGCCGAGGGGAAGAACCTCAAGCAGCACGTGGCCGACCGGGAGGACTCGCTCCGGGCCCTGGAGCAGGAGGTCGAGGCCCGGCTCGGGCGGGTGCCGAACATGACCCACCCGGACGCCCCGATCGGCCGGGATGAGGGGGCGAACCGGGAGATCCGCGAGGTCGGCACGCCGAAGGCCTTCGACTTCCCGGTGCGGGACCACGTCGAGATCGGCAAGGCGCTGGACCTGATCGACTTCGAGGCGGGGTCGAAGGTCTCGGGGTCGGGCTTCTATTTCCTGAAGAATGACGCGGTGCTGCTGGAGCTGGCCTTGCAGCAGTTCGCGGTGCGGACGCTCATCACGCACGGCTTCACGCCGATCGTCACGCCGGACCTGGCCCGGGTGCAGATCCTCGAGGGGATCGGCTTCAACCCGAGGGGGGAGGAGACGCAGGTCTACTCGGTGGAGGACTCGGACCTCTGCCTGATCGGCACGGCCGAGATCACCCTGGGGGGCATGCACGCCGAGGAGCTGCTCGACGAGTCCAGGCTGCCGATCAAGTACGTCGGCGTCTCCCACTGCTTCCGCACCGAGGCGGGCGCGGCGGGCCGGGCCAGCCGGGGGCTCTATCGCGTCCACCAGTTCACGAAGGTGGAGATGTTCGCCTATACCGTGCCGGACCAGTCCGGCGCGATGCACGAGCAGATGCTGGCGATCGAGGAGGAGATCTTCACCGGGCTGGGGATCCCCTACCGCGTGGTCGACATCTGCTCGGGGGACCTCGGCGGCCCCGCCTACCGCAAGTACGACCTCGAGGCCTGGATGCCCGGCCGGGGGGACGGCGGCGAGTACGGCGAGGTGACGAGCACCTCCGACTGCACCGACTACCAGTCCCGTCGGCTGGGCATCCGCTACCGGCCCGAGGGGCAGAAAGGCACCAAGTATGTCCACACGCTCAACGGGACGGCGATCGCGCTGAGCCGGGCGATCATCGTCATCCTGGAGAACTACCAGCGGGCCGACGGCAAGGTGGACGTGCCGGAGGTGCTGCGGCCGATCATGGGCAAGGACGTGATCGGCTGA